In the genome of Fluviispira vulneris, one region contains:
- the yidC gene encoding membrane protein insertase YidC: MKKETIGLMLGLFLLFGGYFYAQSYYIKQQQATIELQNKQQAQLHKVQPENSQLKTNASQVTSHVEQVGQANTSSASTEQLPLVVVNPSDLILKVPYATFEFTPEGGCLGKNSLVGEKVAYNDPTPVSVIQNYNICKAYGFRVGTTDLRNQPARIEKTADGSTQIIQRANGLEILRTFKFYDKDYNGEFQITVKNNSQYQQNTNVDFEMGATSDNQNSGGLFSSHPAEFHGAALRLANGDVNRVMTPFDAESTYKVMHSETGVVPTWLSVDSHYWMNTLIPLSHNPLNFEVVRTGNLLRKDGLSPADQTVYEAWVKQPVNLMPGQSVTFNYKVYFGPKNETILSHFDQYSLYQTIDYGFFKIIARPLYHVLFFLHNLIGNWGIAIIILTFCINILFLPLQIKGYSAAQKMQLIQPQIKEIQAKYKDDKQALQRETMSLMSKSGVNPLSGCLPLLPQIPVFFGLDTCLRNTFDLRQSPFFFWIKDLTQADPYFVLPVLMAFLMIGYQKMMPMPSMDPTQAKMMKILPIVFSVFMIFYPSGLALYVITNTIISMIRQGFLTRHFKKAQAK; the protein is encoded by the coding sequence GTGAAAAAAGAAACAATAGGTTTAATGTTAGGCTTGTTTTTGTTATTTGGCGGATATTTTTATGCTCAAAGCTATTATATAAAGCAGCAACAAGCAACGATCGAGTTACAAAACAAACAACAGGCACAACTGCACAAAGTGCAACCCGAAAACTCTCAATTAAAAACAAATGCTTCTCAAGTAACTTCACATGTGGAGCAGGTTGGGCAGGCAAATACTTCTTCAGCTTCCACTGAGCAATTGCCTTTAGTTGTTGTCAATCCATCGGACTTAATACTAAAAGTTCCTTATGCAACCTTTGAATTCACCCCTGAAGGTGGATGCCTTGGCAAAAACAGTCTGGTTGGAGAAAAAGTCGCCTACAACGATCCGACTCCTGTTTCTGTCATTCAAAACTACAATATCTGTAAAGCCTATGGTTTTCGTGTTGGGACAACAGATCTACGCAATCAACCTGCGCGCATAGAAAAGACGGCTGATGGTTCTACTCAAATTATTCAGAGAGCAAATGGCCTTGAAATTCTAAGAACTTTTAAATTTTATGACAAAGACTACAATGGTGAGTTTCAAATCACTGTTAAAAATAACTCTCAATACCAACAAAATACCAATGTTGATTTCGAAATGGGTGCAACCTCTGACAACCAAAACTCAGGTGGATTGTTCTCTTCCCATCCTGCAGAATTTCATGGAGCTGCTCTGCGCCTTGCCAATGGTGATGTGAACAGGGTGATGACTCCATTCGATGCAGAATCAACTTATAAAGTTATGCATTCAGAAACTGGGGTTGTGCCAACTTGGCTTTCCGTCGATTCCCATTATTGGATGAACACTCTTATTCCTCTTTCACATAACCCACTCAATTTTGAAGTCGTTCGTACAGGCAATCTTTTAAGAAAAGATGGTTTGTCTCCAGCTGATCAAACAGTTTATGAAGCATGGGTTAAGCAACCAGTTAACTTGATGCCAGGACAATCAGTGACTTTTAATTATAAGGTGTATTTTGGCCCTAAAAATGAAACGATTTTAAGTCATTTTGACCAATACAGTTTGTACCAAACTATTGATTATGGCTTTTTTAAAATCATTGCGCGACCACTTTATCATGTTTTATTTTTTCTGCACAATCTCATAGGCAATTGGGGTATAGCGATTATTATCTTGACTTTTTGTATCAATATATTGTTCTTGCCATTGCAAATTAAAGGATACAGTGCGGCACAAAAAATGCAGCTTATTCAACCACAAATCAAAGAAATTCAAGCAAAATACAAAGATGACAAACAAGCTTTACAGCGCGAAACGATGTCGCTTATGTCAAAGAGTGGAGTGAATCCATTGAGCGGATGTTTACCACTTCTTCCACAGATCCCCGTGTTTTTTGGGTTAGACACTTGTTTAAGAAACACTTTCGATCTTCGCCAATCACCATTTTTCTTTTGGATTAAAGACTTAACTCAAGCAGATCCCTATTTCGTTTTACCTGTTCTGATGGCTTTTCTTATGATCGGTTATCAAAAAATGATGCCAATGCCTTCTATGGATCCAACTCAAGCAAAAATGATGAAAATTCTACCAATCGTCTTTTCTGTCTTTATGATTTTTTATCCATCCGGTTTGGCTCTCTACGTTATAACGAATACAATCATTTCAATGATTAGGCAGGGGTTCCTGACACGTCACTTTAAGAAAGCACAAGCAAAATAA
- the yidD gene encoding membrane protein insertion efficiency factor YidD, translated as MIFKKLNEFFVLLFVFLIRVYKQCISPALGPRCRFYPSCSQYSLEAFQKHGAVKGFGKTVVRVCKCHPFHRGGVDLP; from the coding sequence ATGATCTTTAAAAAGTTGAATGAATTCTTTGTTCTTCTCTTTGTTTTCTTGATTAGAGTTTATAAGCAGTGTATTTCTCCTGCACTTGGCCCAAGATGTCGGTTTTATCCGAGCTGCTCCCAGTATAGCTTAGAAGCATTTCAAAAGCATGGAGCGGTTAAGGGTTTTGGAAAGACGGTTGTTAGGGTATGTAAATGTCACCCTTTTCATAGAGGTGGAGTTGATCTCCCATAG
- a CDS encoding protein jag → MDKRQFTGKNLEEALAEAAKTFSTDKTLLCYNVIQQSSGNFFSKLFSRSVRIEAWVETSKQDLQAAAREAVRQALSKTPMAKAQNLAGTQKQARKLNPDLSKKDNSQPKTSHDNVESVKTSYNSENYMPRNLLNMKSEGVEELFDNYKKLFFSAFDVSLNKTETVIGENEAVVKVSDEFIERFLSKSDRLSLAFEHVFKRVAQKKLGDISSRISLDAGESSEKREERLIGMARSLAEKVRKTGKSVVLSSKSSQERRVIHLALDGVPGVATRSVGTGDKRRLVIYATEKRVHKNNNSNTFKNNATEKSGKPTIKQKRKIHSKKTKQTGHFQNNIERVGAVTSNEIKEINHKNDTNEISLKNEAKEKFNSFPSKDD, encoded by the coding sequence ATGGATAAACGGCAATTTACTGGGAAAAACCTTGAGGAGGCTCTTGCAGAGGCTGCAAAAACATTTTCTACAGATAAAACTCTTCTTTGCTATAATGTCATTCAGCAGTCGAGTGGCAATTTTTTTTCAAAACTTTTTTCTCGTTCTGTTCGGATAGAAGCTTGGGTCGAAACCTCAAAACAAGATCTCCAAGCAGCAGCGCGTGAAGCTGTGCGTCAGGCTTTGAGTAAAACACCAATGGCAAAAGCACAGAACTTAGCTGGGACGCAAAAGCAGGCCCGTAAGCTCAATCCTGATCTAAGTAAAAAAGATAATTCTCAACCTAAAACTTCTCACGACAATGTTGAAAGTGTTAAGACATCTTATAATTCAGAAAATTATATGCCCCGCAATTTATTAAATATGAAAAGCGAAGGGGTCGAAGAATTATTTGATAACTATAAAAAATTATTCTTTTCGGCGTTTGATGTTTCGTTAAATAAGACAGAAACTGTTATTGGCGAAAATGAAGCAGTTGTAAAAGTATCTGATGAATTTATAGAACGCTTTTTAAGTAAAAGTGATCGACTTTCTCTAGCCTTTGAACATGTTTTTAAGCGTGTTGCACAAAAAAAACTTGGCGATATTTCCTCTCGAATCAGTTTAGATGCGGGAGAATCATCGGAAAAACGTGAAGAAAGACTTATTGGAATGGCGCGTTCTTTAGCAGAAAAAGTAAGAAAAACAGGTAAAAGCGTTGTTCTTTCTTCGAAGAGCAGCCAAGAAAGACGTGTGATTCACTTAGCGCTAGATGGTGTTCCTGGTGTGGCAACACGGAGTGTTGGGACTGGCGATAAACGTCGCTTGGTGATTTATGCAACTGAAAAAAGAGTGCATAAAAATAACAATTCAAATACTTTTAAAAATAATGCAACAGAAAAATCAGGCAAACCGACTATAAAACAAAAAAGAAAAATTCATTCGAAAAAGACAAAACAGACCGGACATTTCCAAAATAATATAGAGCGTGTCGGTGCGGTTACATCAAATGAAATCAAAGAAATAAACCATAAGAATGATACCAATGAAATAAGTCTTAAAAATGAAGCAAAGGAAAAGTTTAATTCTTTCCCAAGCAAAGATGATTAA
- a CDS encoding ribonuclease P protein component — translation MCSEPILTIAKITHFSEFYAKAVKSRSEFFLTYMTFSKCSLDQKLLKFAVVASKKGVHKRAVKRNRVRRRLKNALNQCLKSFEIPAGNEIQLLFMANRNVLEVPWDDLLKAINTTLQKALKKCQSTQEEKV, via the coding sequence ATGTGTAGTGAACCTATTTTAACAATAGCAAAGATAACTCATTTCTCTGAGTTTTATGCTAAAGCCGTAAAATCGAGATCTGAATTTTTTTTAACATATATGACTTTTAGCAAGTGCTCTCTTGATCAAAAATTATTAAAATTTGCTGTTGTTGCTTCTAAAAAAGGAGTGCATAAAAGAGCTGTAAAAAGAAATAGAGTGCGAAGAAGATTGAAAAATGCGCTCAATCAGTGTTTAAAATCCTTTGAAATACCGGCTGGCAACGAAATTCAATTGCTTTTTATGGCCAATAGAAATGTTCTCGAAGTTCCTTGGGATGATTTGCTAAAAGCTATAAATACAACTTTGCAGAAAGCATTGAAAAAGTGTCAATCAACCCAGGAAGAAAAAGTATGA
- a CDS encoding FecR family protein, with the protein MTVLKYKPIGPYRATLLIRLILELFLFATIAFQFPTFPQSLESIGKLANIIGKAEILRAGKNIPAEKNMQIFETDIVTTFEKTAIKIEFNDGSYLMAFQDSKIKLAEYNIKAKENNANDLKSAIEVAKGKIRFFVKPQEDGKVDAKFKTSNSVMGIRGTSGYIDTSAIGNTQILVTSGSVEVTSLADPTKSVVLSENKYSEIIGNRPPTPAKTAPPMLINRLNAEASLIDPNYKQSEKPAPKPEGAPKKDKNPSKGSNDNNPVPAEKKQVFNTDGTSTVVSTNNALNDVLVTQGNSRLRPSNITEFAPIVNALKEINNVNDQINRQINTIINTSSGYQKTKNVTVNVNDPSL; encoded by the coding sequence ATGACAGTGCTCAAATACAAACCTATCGGTCCGTATCGGGCAACCTTGCTCATTAGGCTTATCTTAGAGTTGTTCCTCTTTGCAACAATTGCGTTCCAATTTCCAACTTTCCCTCAATCACTTGAATCTATTGGAAAATTAGCAAATATCATCGGAAAAGCAGAAATTTTACGTGCTGGAAAAAATATTCCCGCAGAAAAAAACATGCAAATATTTGAAACAGATATAGTGACTACTTTCGAAAAAACAGCAATAAAAATTGAATTCAATGATGGCAGCTATTTAATGGCATTTCAAGATTCAAAAATTAAGCTGGCAGAATATAATATCAAAGCTAAAGAGAATAATGCAAATGATTTAAAATCAGCTATAGAAGTTGCTAAAGGTAAAATCCGTTTCTTTGTGAAGCCTCAAGAAGACGGAAAAGTGGACGCTAAATTTAAAACCTCCAATTCCGTAATGGGAATAAGAGGAACAAGCGGATATATCGACACCTCTGCAATTGGAAATACTCAAATATTGGTCACTTCAGGGAGCGTTGAAGTCACAAGCCTCGCTGATCCGACAAAATCTGTTGTATTGTCTGAAAATAAATATTCAGAAATAATTGGCAATAGACCTCCTACCCCTGCAAAAACCGCACCACCTATGCTAATAAATCGCTTAAATGCCGAGGCAAGCTTGATCGATCCTAATTATAAACAAAGTGAAAAACCTGCGCCAAAACCTGAGGGAGCACCCAAAAAAGATAAAAACCCTTCAAAAGGATCAAATGACAACAATCCTGTCCCTGCTGAAAAGAAACAAGTCTTTAACACAGATGGCACGAGCACTGTTGTTAGCACGAACAATGCTTTGAACGATGTTCTTGTTACGCAAGGCAATTCACGTTTACGTCCGAGTAATATTACTGAGTTTGCTCCGATTGTGAACGCTTTAAAAGAAATAAATAATGTTAATGATCAAATCAATAGACAAATTAACACAATTATAAATACTTCAAGTGGCTATCAAAAGACAAAAAATGTCACTGTTAATGTGAATGATCCATCACTTTAA